A single region of the Anser cygnoides isolate HZ-2024a breed goose unplaced genomic scaffold, Taihu_goose_T2T_genome scaffold_42_1, whole genome shotgun sequence genome encodes:
- the LOC136789176 gene encoding LOW QUALITY PROTEIN: ubiquitin carboxyl-terminal hydrolase 42-like (The sequence of the model RefSeq protein was modified relative to this genomic sequence to represent the inferred CDS: deleted 2 bases in 1 codon), with product MAVVETASAEVAAAVAAVPSVPAVAAVPGAWRPLAAPCDRTCGPGEQDLWPPVPTASSAIPAAILPAQNSSLALRAFQVVNDGIAPPQRILFPPEKIRMDWQETQSVGVGLYNLGNTRFLNATLQCLTYTPPLANYMLSLEHSQSCREQDFCMMCTMETPINQALRCTVDAIEPTRVINNLSRIGQHFRFGSQGDAHEFLRYTVDAMQEACLNGSTKLDRSSQATTIIHQIFGGFLRSRVKCLNCKAVSDTYEAFLDITLDEVKYPEYLDLRDYMSQSSGEPLLYTL from the exons ATGGCAGTTGTGGAGACGGCCTCGGCTGAGGTGGcggctgctgtcgctgctgtcccctctgtccccgctgTTGCCGCTGTTCCCGGCGCCTGGAGACCCCTGGCAGCCCCCTGTGACAGGACCTgtggccccggggagcaggaccTGTGGCCCCCTGTGCCCACCGCCTCGTCGGCCATCCCGGCAGCaatcctgccagcacagaataGCTCACTGGCGTTACGTGCGTTTCAGG ttgttaatgATGGAATTGCTCcgccacaaaggattctttttccacctgagaagatacgtatggattggcaagaaacacaaagtgttggagttggcctgtacaatcttggcaacacacgttttcttaatgctactctacagtgtttgacctacacc cccccacttgccaattacatgctttctcttgagcacagccagtcat gtcgtgaacaagatttttgcatgatgtgcaCGATGGAGACTCCCATTAACCAGGCCCTGCGTTGCACTGTTGATGCCATCGAGCCTACGCGTGTTATCAATAACCTCAGTC GAATAGGACAACATTTCCGTTTTGGCAGTCAAGGAGACGCACACGAGTTCTTGCGCTATACTGTCGATGCTATGCAGGAAGCGTGCTTGAATGGAAGCACCAA attggacagatcttctcaagctaccaccatcattcatcaaatatttggaggatttctaagatcaagag tgaagtgcttgaattgcaaagcagtttcggatacgtatgaggcatttcttgatatcactttggat gaggtaaaatatcctgagtattTGGACCTCCGAGACTACATGTCTCAATCAAGTGGAGAACCACTCCTCTACACCTTATAA